The Polaribacter sp. Q13 sequence AGAATATTCTGAAGTTAGTTCCTCTTTAAAATTAAAGTTAAAGGTTTGCAGTTCTTTTTTACCAATATTAACAGTTTTAATTTTTATAGGTTGATCATACTCTTTTTCTAATAAAAATAGTAATTCTTTTACTTCATTATTTACTGCAATAATATGAATTTCTTTTACATATTTTAATTCATTTATAGTGCTAGTAATATCTAAAATGGGAGAGTTTTTAAGGAGAATTTGATTTGTTTTAGAAAACAAAAAGTCGATATTTTCTGGAACATTAGGTAAACAATCTTTCAGTAAAAAAACTTTTCCTTTTACATCATCTCTTCTTGATGGATCTATGTAAATACAATCGAAATTAGCGGTGTCATTTTTAAGGAATTCAATTCCATCACCAGAAAAAGTAGTAATGTTTTCTTTTTTTAATTGCTGATAATTGTGCTTAACAATTGCAGATAAATGATTATTAATTTCGCAGTGCGTAACTTCTTTAAATTGTTTAGAAAAGTAAAAACAATCTACACCAAAACCACCTGTAATATCTATAATAGAGTTACCAGAAACTAAATTACATTTGTATTTTGCTGTAATTTCTGATGATGTTTGTTCGATGCTTATTTTAGGTGGATAATAAATGTTTTTTGTCTGAAACCAGGTAGAAAGTTTCTGTTCAGATTTTTGTTTTGCAACAATTTGATTCGCCAATTCTTGAATAGAGATATCCGTAAAAGGACTTCCTTTTAAAATCAGTTTTGTAATGTTCGATTTTAAATGATCAGTAATAAATTGCTGAACTTCTGGATGTAATATTGCTAAATTTAAGGACAATTTAAATATCTTTTGTAATCGATTTTACTATTTTATTATCAGACAAAAACTCTTTTAAAATCACTTTTAAGGCGGTGTACATTGGTACTGCAGTAATCATGCCCACAATTCCAAAAAGTAACCCACCGATAATAATAATTAAAAAGATTTCTAAAGGATGCGATTTGGTGGTTTTTGAAAATATAATAGGCTGACTCCCAAAATTATCAATTAATTGAGCGATAAAATAACCAATCATTACGTACATAGTTGTGGGTAAAATTTCTGTTTGAAAATCTTGACCAATATTACTAGTCATCGATAAAACAAACATAATAACAGCACCTATTAAAGGTCCCACATAAGGAATTAAGTTTAATAAGGCACATAAAAAGGCTATAACTACTGCATTGTCTATGCCGAAAATTAACAAAATAATGGTGTATAAAACAAATAGAATCGTAATCTGAAAAAGTAATCCTATAAAATATCTTGATAGTAAATCGTTAATGGTTTCCAAAGATTTAGAGAATCGACCTTCATTTCCTTTAGGAATTATTGTCATCACCGCTTTTTTTAGTAATAATTTGTCTTTCATAAAAAAGAAAGAGATAAATAATACTGAAAATAGGCCAACACTTAAAGTACCTACAGCAGCCAAAATAGCATTTAAAAAATCAGGAATTTCTTTAAATTGAGAAACAAAATTTAGATTTTTTAATTCGTTTAAAACATCAATTCCTTTCGATGAAAAATAAGAGGTTATTTGGTTAAATATTTCTTGAATATTTGCTTGTAATTTATCGACTTCTAATAATGATAAACTTTTACCTTGCTCAGCCACTAAGGGGATAAACATTAGAATTAAACCTGTTAAAAGTCCTAACATTAAAACCATTGTAAATACAACTGCCATTGTGTTCGGAAACTTTAATCTTTTTCTAAGAAAAAGAATGATGGGTCTTGCAATTAATGATAAAATTCCTGCAATAATAATATAAACTATTACAGATTGAATTGTATATAAAAAATAGCCTAGAAGGAAAATTCCTAATAGAATACTCAAGGCTCTTAAAATTCCGTTTGCTATTATTTTCGAATTCATTAGTTATATCCTTTTACGGTTCCCATGCTTAAAATTTTTCCATTACCAAATACATGATTTGTTGGTAATAAAGTTCCACTTTCTGTGGTTGTCCAATCTTGCCAAGTAGCGGGAGTTCCGTTCATTTTTTTACTTGGTACAAACATTTTATAACTTTTAGGAACATCATTAGAATCTAAAAGCCAAAGATATGAATCTCCAGGCGTAGAGCCGCCAGTTGTGTATTTTACTAATAAAGCATCTTTGTTCTCTTCTTTATAAATACTTCTTATAATTCCGTTTTCAAAAAGTTTATGAGGAGCAACCAACCAAAAAGAATCATTATTAAAAATGTCCCAAACTTTTTTTACAATGGTAGTATCTGCAATTTCTTGTTTTTTATTATTGAAGAAAATCGTACTTTTTTCTCTGTTTCTAGGAAATAAATTTACACGAATAGTATCCCAAGAAACGGCTACAACATGTTTTTCTTTATCCCATTTAAAATGTCTTTTACCAGCAAAACTCCATTCTATAAATCGTGTTTTTTTATAAGCTTCATGTTTTATTGCTTTTAAAATTTTATTGGCTAATTCGTTTGCTTTTTCATTGTATGCTTTCACATTTCCCATATCTAATTGTAAGCCGAATAAAGAAAAGGTATGTGATTTGGGTAATTTTATACCAGACTCTGTGTTTTTTAAATCAGACCAAGTTGCAGAAACGCCGCCCATAGGAATTATTGAAACCCACATTTTAAAAGATCTAGGTAAGTAATTATCGTCCAAAATCCATAAATAAGAATCTCCAGGAGTTGATCCGCCTGAGGTGTACGTAATTAATAGAGCATCTTTGCCATTATATTTTACAAGGCGTCTTTCTGTTCCTGGATCAAAAACTTTATACGGAGCAACCAACCAAAAAGAATCGTTGTTAAAAAAATCTTGTGCTTGTGTTATTAATTCTTTGTTTCCTGTAAGATTTCCATCAATATATACTTCCGATTTTTCTGGGTCTTTCGTATGTAAAGTTACCTTGTATTGTGCCCAAGAAATATGAACTATGTTTTCTTGCTTATGCCAAGTGTAATGATGTTCATTCCTAAAACTCCATTTTATAATTTCGGTATTATTATATGCATCAATGTTTAGGGAACTCAACATTTTAATAGCCAATTCATCTGCTTCCTTTCCTTGTGTTCCTTTGGGTAAAGATTCGTTGTTCGTCAAATAATAAATAGCTATGGTTGCAATTATAAGTACTATTATAATTCCGATAAATTTAAAAAACTTCTTCATGTATTATAATTTATAAGAGGTTGCTAAATTAATATTTTTAAAATGAAGAAACTATTTGTTGGCTTTATATAATTAAATATGGATTCTCAGTAAAAAAGGAAGCAAATAAAAGTTAAAAATCAGAAAAAATCTTTATAAATTTTTTAGGGAGTTCTTTTGTAATTAAAATAGATTCTTTTGTAAACGGATGAATAAACTCTAAATTAGCAGCGTGTAAATACAAGCCTTTTCCGTTTAGAATTTTATTTTCTATAAAATATTCTTTATCACCTAAAATAGGATTTTCAATAGCTAGTAAATGTTTTCTTAATTGATGTTTTCTACCTGTTTTTGGTTGTAGTTTTACCAAGTTTAAAAATCCAAATCGTTCTGAAAGGACAGATTCTAAAACTTCATATTCTGTTTGAGATTTTTTTTCATCAATAGAAAGATCAATAATTCCAGAAGCATTCATTTTACCAATAGTAATTGCAAAATAGGTTTTCTGAATTTCTTTATCTTTAAACAACTTTCCTAATACTGTAATAGCAGTGCTCGTTTTTCCGATTAATAAAAGTCCGCTTGTAGGATAATCTAATCTGTGGATTGGTTGTGGTTTTACTGCATCAGCTAAAGTACTTTTTTTAAGGTTTTGGGTTAAACCATTTGCAATCGTTACAAATTTGTTTCCACTGACTAAAATACCTGCAGGTTTGTATATAATGGCTAAATGATCATCTTCAAACAATACTTCAATATCAAGTTCTAATCTTTCAAAGGTGGATGAATTTTTAGATTCAAAAAGTTCTATTTTTTCTCCACCGGAAATGTATTTGGATGTGGTAGCTAAACTTCCATCAATAAAAACAAGTTCTTTTTTTATGGCTTTTTTAATGCCAGACTTTGTTGGAATGGATTTGAAAATTCCAACACCATATTCTTGAAAACGAATTGGTTTTTCAAGTTTTTCTACAATATGGGTTTCAGATAATTGCATTTTATTAAGTTTCTTTAATTCAATATTTTATTTTTGCTAACTGCTAACTGCTAACTGCTAACTGCTAACTGCTAACTGCTAACTGCTAACTAAAATCCAACAGCAGTATCGTCTCCACGTTTATCTGCTCCACCTTCTAAACTAGTATCCGGTAACACCAAAATAGCAGAAACTTTTCCTATAATTCTAGAAGTAGTTTCATCAATTGGGTACCCAAGTTCTTTTAAATCTGATATCACTTCTTTATCAAAACTATTTGGTTCCATTTTAATAACATCTGGCAACCATTGATGATGAAATCTTGCTGCATTTACAGCTTCTTGCATGCCCATTTTATATTCATGCACATTTAAAATTGTTTGTAAAACGGAGGTAATAATTGTAGATCCTCCTGGAGTTCCTACCACCATAAAAAGTTTACCTTCTTTTTCTACAATTGTGGGGGTCATAGAACTTAACATTCTTTTCTCTGGATGAATTTCATTGGCTTTTGCACCAATTAAACCAAACATATTTGGCACACCAGGTTTGCTGCTAAAATCGTCCATTTCATTATTGAAAAAGAAACCTAATTCAGGTGAATATAATTTAGAACCATAAGCACCATTTA is a genomic window containing:
- a CDS encoding class I SAM-dependent methyltransferase, encoding MSLNLAILHPEVQQFITDHLKSNITKLILKGSPFTDISIQELANQIVAKQKSEQKLSTWFQTKNIYYPPKISIEQTSSEITAKYKCNLVSGNSIIDITGGFGVDCFYFSKQFKEVTHCEINNHLSAIVKHNYQQLKKENITTFSGDGIEFLKNDTANFDCIYIDPSRRDDVKGKVFLLKDCLPNVPENIDFLFSKTNQILLKNSPILDITSTINELKYVKEIHIIAVNNEVKELLFLLEKEYDQPIKIKTVNIGKKELQTFNFNFKEELTSEYSKPLTYLYEPNAAILKSGGFHEISQQLKVFKLHQHSHLYTSDQIINFPGRVFKIEKVVNYDKKKLKKLVPENKANITTRNFPKTVAQIRKETKLKDGGNLYLFLTTLNINEYAVLICKKTQLN
- a CDS encoding RluA family pseudouridine synthase, with the protein product MQLSETHIVEKLEKPIRFQEYGVGIFKSIPTKSGIKKAIKKELVFIDGSLATTSKYISGGEKIELFESKNSSTFERLELDIEVLFEDDHLAIIYKPAGILVSGNKFVTIANGLTQNLKKSTLADAVKPQPIHRLDYPTSGLLLIGKTSTAITVLGKLFKDKEIQKTYFAITIGKMNASGIIDLSIDEKKSQTEYEVLESVLSERFGFLNLVKLQPKTGRKHQLRKHLLAIENPILGDKEYFIENKILNGKGLYLHAANLEFIHPFTKESILITKELPKKFIKIFSDF
- a CDS encoding AI-2E family transporter translates to MNSKIIANGILRALSILLGIFLLGYFLYTIQSVIVYIIIAGILSLIARPIILFLRKRLKFPNTMAVVFTMVLMLGLLTGLILMFIPLVAEQGKSLSLLEVDKLQANIQEIFNQITSYFSSKGIDVLNELKNLNFVSQFKEIPDFLNAILAAVGTLSVGLFSVLFISFFFMKDKLLLKKAVMTIIPKGNEGRFSKSLETINDLLSRYFIGLLFQITILFVLYTIILLIFGIDNAVVIAFLCALLNLIPYVGPLIGAVIMFVLSMTSNIGQDFQTEILPTTMYVMIGYFIAQLIDNFGSQPIIFSKTTKSHPLEIFLIIIIGGLLFGIVGMITAVPMYTALKVILKEFLSDNKIVKSITKDI